Proteins co-encoded in one Papilio machaon chromosome 24, ilPapMach1.1, whole genome shotgun sequence genomic window:
- the LOC106708407 gene encoding uncharacterized protein LOC106708407 has protein sequence MYITIYFCSLIVTYTLALPNPEVRDGLQNNIEPESSARVLGKDCSGGIFSPTCLKIEAISILEKLSSKEELQLLPGVSVVKEEKENGSKAEEFAAELARSLPSKPDERLDKYLLYRLGNYLDTHSVKLRLLDDGASEDARALMGEGRGKGGLGGGKKGGMGGLLAAALMMKGTLMSIGLGGLAMLAGKALMTALMSLLLSAIIGLKSLTSGGKSTTYEIVSKPVYSHSHSHSTAHEDVGGYGHSGYGRNLKVRRR, from the exons atgtatatcacAATATATTTCTGTTCGTTAATCGTTACTTATACATTGGCCTTACCCAATCCTGAAGTGAGAGAtggattacaaaataatatagaacCAGAATCGTCAGCGCGAGTTTTAGGAAAGGATTGTTCCGGAGGTATTTTTAGTCCGACATGTTTGAAAATAGAAGCTATATCAATTCTGGAGAAATTAAGTTCAAAGGAAGAATTGCAACTTCTACCCGGTGTTAGTGTTGTGAAGGAAGAAAAGGAAAATGGGAGCAAAGCTGAGGAGTTTGCCGCGGAATTGGCAAGATCTTTACCATCGAAGCCTGATGAAAGACTGGATAAATATCTCTTGTACAGACTCGGAAATTATCTAGATACACACTCAGTGAAACTAAGGCTTTTAGATGATGGAGCGTCAGAAGATGCTAGGGCCTTAATGGGTGAGGGAAGAGGTAAAGGTGGACTTGGTGGTGGAAAGAAAGGAGGTATGGGTGGACTATTAGCTGCCGCTCTTATGATGAAAG GTACCCTCATGTCAATTGGTCTCGGAGGCCTCGCTATGTTGGCGGGAAAGGCTTTAATGACAGCTCTAATGTCACTTCTCTTGTCCGCAATCATTGGTTTGAAGTCATTGACCAGCGGTGGCAAGTCGACCACATATGAAATTGTGTCCAAGCCAGTTTATAGTCATTCACATTCTCACTCCACCGCACACGAAGATGTCGGAGGTTACGGTCATTCTGGATATGGAAggaatttaaaagtaagaaGACGTTAA